A region from the Pelecanus crispus isolate bPelCri1 chromosome 11, bPelCri1.pri, whole genome shotgun sequence genome encodes:
- the ALDH2 gene encoding aldehyde dehydrogenase, mitochondrial codes for MLRAAVRASRLCRGPARLGAPFSAAAAASPIPAPNPRPDIAYNKIFINNEWHDAVSKKTFPSINPATGEVICQVAEGDKADVDKAVKAAKAAFQLGSPWRRMDASHRGKLLNRLADLIERDRAYLAALETLDNGKPYSISYLVDLDMVVKCLRYFAGWSDKFHGKTIPLDGDFFCYTRHEPVGVCGQIIPWNFPLLMQAWKLGPALATGNVVVMKVAEQTPLSALYVANLIKEAGFPPGVVNIIPGYGPTAGAAISSHMDVDKVAFTGSTEVGHLIQKAAAESNLKRVTLELGGKSPNIIMSDADMDWAVDQAHFALFFNQGQCCCAGSRTYVQEDIYHEFVERSVEKAKSRVVGNPFDFKTEQGPQVDEEQFKKILGYISTGKREGAKLLCGGNPAADRGYFIQPTVFGDVQDNMTIAREEIFGPVMQILKFKTIEEVIERANDSKYGLAAAVFTKDLDKANYVSQGLRAGTVWINCYDVFGAQAPFGGYKASGNGRELGEYGLEAYVEVKNVTIKIPQKNS; via the exons aTGTTGCGGGCGGCGGTGCGCGCCTCCCGGCTctgccgcggcccggcccgcctcGGCGCGCCCTtctcggccgccgccgccgcctcccccatCCCGGCGCCCAACCCGCGCCCCGACATCGCCTACAACAAG ATTTTCATAAACAATGAATGGCATGATGCAGTCAGTAAGAAAACCTTCCCTTCTATCAATCCAGCAACCGGAGAAGTTATCTGTCAAGTTGCTGAGGGCGATAAG GCAGATGTGGACAAGGCCGTTAAAGCAGccaaggcagctttccagctgggctCGCCTTGGAGGAGGATGGATGCTTCTCATCGGGGGAAGCTGCTGAATCGTCTTGCAGACCTGATCGAGAGGGACCGGGCTTACTTGGCG GCGCTGGAGACTCTGGATAATGGCAAACCGTACTCCATCTCCTACCTGGTGGATTTGGACATGGTAGTCAAATGTCTCAG GTACTTTGCAGGTTGGTCAGATAAATTCCATGGCAAAACCATCCCATTAGACGGAGACTTCTTCTGTTATACAAGACATGAGCCGGTGGGAGTCTGTGGACAGATAATCCCG TGGAACTTCCCGCTGTTGATGCAAGCATGGAAACTTGGGCCTGCCCTGGCTACTGGGAACGTGGTTGTGATGAAAGTGGCGGAGCAAACGCCCCTGAGTGCTCTCTACGTGGCTAATCTGATCAAAGAG GCTGGATTCCCACCAGGTGTGGTGAACATCATCCCTGGCTATGGACCCACTGCAGGGGCTGCCATCTCTTCCCACATGGACGTAGATAAAGTGGCCTTCACTGGCTCCACGGAG GTTGGGCATCTGATCCAgaaggctgcagcagagagTAACCTAAAGAGGGTGACACTGGAGCTTGGAGGAAAGAGTCCAAATATAATCATGTCTGATGCAGACA TGGACTGGGCTGTGGATCAAGCCCATTTTGCCCTCTTCTTCAaccaagggcagtgctgctgtgctggatcCCGAACATATGTCCAGGAAGACATATATCATGAGTTTGTGGAGAGGAGTGTTGAGAAGGCCAAGTCCAGGGTGGTTGGAAACCCATTCGACTTTAAAACTGAACAGGGGCCTCAG GTAGATGAAGAGCAGTTTAAGAAGATCCTTGGTTACATTAGTACTGGGAAACGTGAAGGAGCCAAACTGCTGTGTGGTGGCAACCCCGCTGCGGACAGAGGCTATTTCATCCAGCCAACTGTCTTTGGCGATGTGCAGGACAACATGACGATTGCCAGAGAGGAG ATCTTTGGGCCAGTCATGCAGATTCTGAAATTCAAAACAATCGAGGAAGTCATTGAGAGAGCAAATGACTCCAAGTATGGCCTAGCAGCAGCAGTCTTTACAAAGGATCTCGACAAAGCAAACTATGTGTCACAGGGGCTGCGGGCTGGAACAGTTTG GATAAACTGCTATGATGTGTTTGGTGCACAAGCCCCGTTTGGTGGCTACAAAGCTTCTGGGAATGGGCGAGAGCTGGGAGAATATGGTCTGGAGGCATATGTAGAGGTGAAAAAT gtGACAATCAAGATTCCACAGAAAAACTCCTAA